In one window of Anabaena sphaerica FACHB-251 DNA:
- a CDS encoding R3H domain-containing nucleic acid-binding protein — protein sequence MTITEDLQKLLDILPQDLRQKLENHPQRDNLVEVVLDLGRRPEARFPHDAEYLSETPVTQAQIDDCIQRVGTFGGDNRAGIEQTLHRISAIRNRTGKIIGLTCRVGRAVFGTIGMIRDLVETGKSILMLGRPGVGKTTALREIARVLADDFNKRVVIIDTSNEIAGDGDIAHPAIGRARRMQVAKPELQHQVMIEAVENHMPEVIVIDEIGTELEALAARTIAERGVQLVGTAHGNQIENLIKNPTLADLVGGIQAVTLGDDEARRRGSQKTVLERKAPPTFEIAVEMLERQRWVVHESVADTVDTLLRGRQPNPQTRSVDEKGKVAITRQLSVVNGRGGNLASEDESFPAVKQVNGWRASGQMVALPPLSVERERLTGRSEFDRLLDESFNYGESIDFINTKPISPNGEDLPLHIYPYGVSRHQLEQVISVLTLPVMLTKDIDSADAILALRSHVKNHAKLRQMAKARHVPIHVIKSSTIPQITRGLRRLLNIEEPEIADDKELQLFLHTGGDDEMDALEEARLAVEQIVIPKGQPVELLPRSSQVRKMQHELVEHYRLKSHSFGEEPNRRLRIYPA from the coding sequence ATGACGATTACAGAAGATCTCCAAAAGTTACTGGACATTTTGCCCCAAGACCTGCGCCAAAAACTAGAGAATCATCCCCAACGAGATAATTTAGTTGAAGTGGTCTTGGATCTGGGTCGTCGCCCAGAAGCTCGCTTCCCTCATGATGCTGAGTATCTGAGCGAAACCCCCGTTACTCAAGCACAGATAGATGATTGCATTCAACGAGTCGGAACCTTTGGTGGAGATAATCGGGCAGGAATTGAGCAAACTTTACATCGCATCAGTGCCATCCGTAACCGCACCGGCAAAATTATTGGTTTAACTTGTCGTGTCGGTCGGGCAGTTTTTGGCACAATTGGCATGATCCGCGATTTAGTGGAAACTGGTAAATCAATTCTCATGCTAGGTCGTCCCGGTGTTGGTAAAACCACTGCTTTACGGGAAATTGCCCGTGTATTGGCAGATGATTTCAATAAACGAGTGGTAATTATTGACACCTCTAACGAAATCGCTGGAGATGGTGATATTGCCCACCCAGCCATCGGTCGCGCTAGACGGATGCAAGTCGCCAAGCCAGAATTACAGCATCAGGTGATGATTGAGGCAGTGGAAAACCATATGCCAGAAGTGATTGTCATTGATGAAATTGGTACAGAACTGGAAGCTTTAGCCGCCCGGACAATTGCGGAGAGAGGTGTACAATTAGTTGGCACTGCTCACGGAAACCAAATTGAAAACTTGATCAAAAACCCCACCCTTGCCGATTTGGTTGGGGGTATTCAAGCGGTGACGCTAGGAGATGACGAAGCCAGAAGGCGGGGTTCGCAAAAGACGGTTTTGGAACGCAAAGCCCCTCCCACTTTCGAGATTGCTGTGGAAATGTTGGAGAGACAACGCTGGGTTGTACATGAAAGCGTAGCTGATACCGTTGATACTTTGTTACGGGGTCGTCAACCTAACCCGCAAACGCGAAGTGTGGACGAAAAAGGCAAAGTGGCGATTACCAGACAGTTATCTGTAGTTAACGGTCGCGGGGGTAACTTAGCCAGTGAGGATGAATCTTTTCCAGCAGTTAAGCAGGTTAATGGCTGGCGTGCTTCTGGTCAAATGGTAGCTCTACCACCTTTATCTGTGGAACGGGAACGACTAACTGGGCGCAGTGAATTTGACCGCTTGTTAGATGAGTCTTTCAATTATGGTGAGAGTATTGATTTTATTAATACTAAACCCATCAGTCCAAATGGGGAAGATTTGCCACTACACATTTACCCCTATGGGGTGAGTCGTCACCAACTCGAACAGGTAATTAGTGTGCTAACTTTGCCTGTGATGTTGACAAAAGACATAGATAGTGCTGACGCTATTTTAGCGTTGCGATCGCACGTCAAGAATCATGCTAAACTAAGGCAAATGGCAAAGGCGCGTCATGTACCAATTCATGTGATTAAGTCCAGTACGATTCCTCAGATTACTCGCGGTTTGCGGCGGTTACTGAATATCGAAGAGCCAGAAATTGCTGATGATAAGGAATTGCAACTGTTTCTGCACACTGGTGGTGATGACGAGATGGACGCTTTGGAAGAAGCGAGACTTGCTGTTGAGCAAATTGTCATTCCTAAAGGTCAGCCGGTGGAGTTATTACCCCGTTCTTCCCAGGTGCGGAAAATGCAGCATGAGTTGGTGGAACATTATCGGCTCAAGTCCCATAGTTTTGGTGAAGAACCAAATCGACGGTTAAGGATTTATCCGGCTTAA
- the ldpA gene encoding circadian clock protein LdpA: protein MTNLLAPLQSLKQGHWFKLICGASYQHLAAVRSLTLAYTLAGADCIDVAADTAVIAAAQEALLVAKDLVMDAQERGFGFKGNLPLLMVSLNDGEDPHFRKAEFNPSNCPPDCPRPCEKICPAQAIVFNKIEDSYSGIIAEKCYGCGRCLPACPYEMIDTASYVSTPGAIAPMIISTGIDAIEIHTKVGRLAEFQRLWEVIAPWAEKLKLIAISCNDGVGLIDYLQAIYEIIVPRPQVLIWQTDGRSMSGDIGDGTTIAAVKLGQKVLAANLPGYVQLAGGTNSYTVPKLKAMGLLKEAGAQGRRGAGEDEEFLSSDPQRLGQSASIAGVAYGSYARVLLSSVLEQLEHKEVSPTGFQVNPRLEDEPEILWQAVKLAHSLVSQIKSQ from the coding sequence GTGACTAATCTGTTAGCCCCTTTACAATCTCTAAAACAAGGTCACTGGTTCAAGCTGATTTGTGGAGCCAGTTACCAACATCTAGCTGCGGTCAGAAGTTTGACTTTAGCCTACACTTTAGCAGGTGCTGACTGCATAGATGTGGCGGCTGATACAGCGGTGATCGCTGCTGCTCAAGAAGCTTTACTGGTTGCCAAAGACCTGGTTATGGATGCCCAGGAGCGAGGTTTTGGCTTTAAAGGCAATTTACCCTTGTTAATGGTCAGCCTTAACGATGGAGAAGACCCCCATTTTAGAAAAGCAGAATTTAATCCTAGTAATTGTCCACCTGATTGCCCTAGACCTTGTGAAAAAATTTGTCCCGCACAAGCTATTGTGTTTAACAAGATAGAAGATAGCTATTCAGGAATTATTGCCGAAAAATGTTATGGCTGTGGTCGTTGCCTTCCAGCTTGTCCTTATGAGATGATTGATACAGCGTCTTATGTGTCAACGCCGGGAGCGATCGCACCAATGATCATATCAACGGGAATAGATGCCATAGAAATTCATACAAAAGTAGGGCGTTTGGCAGAGTTCCAGCGTTTGTGGGAAGTGATTGCTCCTTGGGCTGAAAAATTAAAGTTAATAGCTATCAGTTGCAATGATGGTGTAGGACTGATTGATTACCTGCAAGCAATTTATGAAATCATTGTCCCCCGTCCCCAAGTGTTAATTTGGCAAACAGACGGGCGCTCTATGAGTGGTGACATCGGCGATGGCACTACTATAGCAGCAGTGAAACTGGGGCAAAAAGTTTTGGCAGCAAACCTACCAGGATATGTGCAGTTGGCAGGGGGTACTAATAGCTACACCGTCCCGAAATTGAAGGCAATGGGACTACTTAAAGAGGCAGGGGCGCAGGGGCGCAGGGGCGCAGGGGAGGATGAAGAGTTTCTCTCGTCAGATCCTCAGCGTCTTGGCCAATCTGCTTCCATCGCCGGTGTGGCCTATGGTAGCTATGCCCGTGTGTTGCTGTCATCAGTTCTTGAACAGTTAGAGCATAAGGAGGTGAGTCCCACTGGTTTTCAGGTAAATCCCCGCCTTGAAGATGAACCGGAAATACTATGGCAAGCTGTAAAACTTGCTCATTCTCTCGTTTCCCAGATTAAGTCACAGTAA
- a CDS encoding MOSC domain-containing protein has translation MAYLAKILLYPIKSLDGVEAEQATVLPSGPLQYDREFAIVDAQGRFVNAKRHLKIHSLRANFSLTERVIHLQLPPSNLYQVFHLEQEQEQLAASLSGFFGFSVKLRQNTNMGFPDDTNSPGATVISTATLKEVASWFPGVSVEEIRRRLRANIEIGGVPAFWEDRLFTDSGETVSFQVGDVQFLGVQPCQRCVVPTRDSYLGEAYPNFQKIFLQQRQATLPSWVAASRFNHFYKLSVNTRLPASEAGKTIKVGDNIEILQLQS, from the coding sequence ATGGCCTATCTAGCAAAGATTTTGTTATATCCGATTAAGTCACTCGATGGTGTCGAAGCGGAACAAGCCACAGTTCTACCGAGTGGCCCGCTTCAGTATGACCGCGAGTTTGCCATTGTTGACGCACAGGGTAGATTTGTCAATGCTAAACGTCATCTGAAAATTCATTCCTTGCGTGCCAATTTTTCTCTAACAGAAAGAGTGATTCATCTGCAACTTCCTCCTAGCAACTTATATCAGGTTTTTCATCTTGAGCAAGAACAGGAACAACTGGCAGCAAGCTTAAGTGGATTTTTTGGCTTTTCTGTCAAATTAAGACAAAATACCAATATGGGTTTTCCTGATGATACAAACTCCCCAGGTGCAACGGTGATTAGTACAGCAACTTTGAAAGAAGTAGCTTCTTGGTTCCCTGGGGTGAGTGTGGAGGAAATACGTCGTCGGCTGCGTGCCAATATTGAAATTGGTGGTGTACCAGCATTTTGGGAAGATAGGCTATTTACGGACAGCGGGGAAACAGTATCATTTCAAGTGGGAGATGTGCAGTTTTTGGGAGTCCAACCCTGTCAACGTTGTGTCGTCCCGACACGGGATTCTTACTTGGGTGAGGCTTACCCCAACTTTCAAAAAATATTTTTACAACAACGTCAGGCGACTCTGCCATCATGGGTAGCTGCATCGAGGTTTAATCATTTTTATAAATTGAGTGTCAATACTAGATTACCTGCTTCAGAAGCCGGGAAAACTATAAAAGTTGGCGATAATATCGAAATATTACAACTACAAAGTTAG
- the lepB gene encoding signal peptidase I — MQNQVSDKNSSQQPDNSWIVELGKTIILSVFLALGIRTFVAEARWIPTGSMEPTLHGVQDQWKADKIIVDKVKYKFAAPERGDIVVFSPTDELKKEQYHDAFIKRIIGLPGEKVEIKDGKVYINNKYLPEDKYLFPSARTVVDVCTSGAQPPFLAKPETIPPDSYLVLGDNRGSSYDGRCWGLVPRKNIIGRAVIRFWPVNKIGGLDKAPLYPPANP; from the coding sequence ATGCAAAATCAAGTGTCTGATAAAAACTCTAGCCAACAACCTGATAATTCCTGGATCGTCGAGCTAGGTAAAACGATTATCTTGAGTGTCTTTCTTGCCCTGGGAATTCGTACCTTTGTCGCCGAAGCCCGTTGGATTCCTACAGGCTCCATGGAACCGACGCTACATGGTGTACAAGACCAATGGAAGGCAGACAAGATCATTGTCGATAAGGTGAAGTATAAATTTGCTGCCCCGGAACGAGGAGATATTGTTGTATTTTCGCCTACAGATGAGCTAAAAAAAGAACAATACCACGATGCCTTTATTAAACGAATTATAGGTTTACCCGGAGAAAAAGTAGAAATTAAGGATGGCAAAGTCTATATTAATAACAAATATCTCCCGGAAGATAAATATTTATTCCCCTCTGCGCGTACAGTTGTTGATGTTTGCACATCAGGAGCGCAACCCCCTTTCTTGGCTAAACCGGAAACCATACCGCCTGATTCATATTTAGTATTAGGTGATAATCGTGGTAGCAGTTATGATGGGCGTTGTTGGGGTCTAGTACCACGGAAAAATATTATTGGTCGTGCTGTAATTCGTTTCTGGCCTGTTAATAAAATTGGCGGTCTTGATAAGGCTCCCTTGTATCCACCTGCAAATCCTTAG
- a CDS encoding dihydroorotase has translation MSSPKSLLIRQAHLILPNGDLMIGDVLTQGGKIVEVASEIANATPTQEIDAQGLTLLPGVIDPQVHFREPGLEHKEDLFTASCACAKGGVTSFLEMPNTRPLTTSQSALDDKLQRAANKCLVNYGFFIGATAENLTELLLAQPTPGIKIFMGSMHGQLLVDQEDLLERIFAQGSRLIAVHAEDQERINQRRQEFAGIHDPAVHSQIQDNQAALLATQLALKLSKKYQRRLHILHLSTAEEAELLREDKPSWVTAEVTPQHLLLNTSAYQTIGTLAQMNPPLRSPHDNEILWQALRDGVIDFIATDHAPHTLEEKGQIYPNTPSGMPGVETSLPLMLTSAMAGKCTIAQVVNWMSKAVATAYGIPNKGEITPGYDADLVLVDLNTYRQVKREEVISKCGWSPFEGWNLTGWPVTTIVGGEIVYDKGQVNTQVRGQALTFV, from the coding sequence ATGTCATCTCCAAAAAGTTTACTGATTCGCCAAGCGCACCTCATTCTACCCAATGGTGACTTAATGATTGGGGATGTGCTGACGCAAGGGGGGAAAATAGTCGAGGTAGCGTCAGAAATAGCTAATGCTACACCAACTCAAGAAATTGACGCACAAGGGTTGACTTTGTTGCCTGGAGTAATTGATCCGCAGGTGCATTTCCGAGAACCAGGACTAGAACACAAGGAAGACTTGTTTACGGCTAGTTGTGCTTGCGCTAAAGGGGGTGTCACCTCCTTTCTAGAAATGCCGAATACAAGACCTTTGACAACCAGCCAGTCAGCTTTAGATGACAAACTACAAAGGGCTGCCAATAAGTGCTTAGTTAATTATGGCTTTTTTATTGGGGCAACGGCAGAGAATTTAACAGAATTACTTTTGGCGCAGCCGACACCGGGAATTAAGATTTTTATGGGGTCAATGCACGGTCAGTTGCTGGTTGACCAAGAAGATTTATTGGAGAGAATTTTTGCTCAAGGAAGCCGCTTAATTGCTGTTCATGCCGAAGATCAAGAGAGAATTAACCAACGAAGACAGGAGTTTGCGGGTATTCATGATCCGGCTGTTCATTCCCAAATTCAAGATAATCAAGCGGCACTGTTAGCAACACAACTGGCATTAAAGCTTTCTAAAAAATATCAGCGCAGGTTACATATTTTGCATCTGTCAACTGCTGAAGAAGCCGAGTTACTGCGTGAGGATAAACCGAGTTGGGTGACAGCGGAAGTGACACCACAACATTTGTTGTTAAATACCAGTGCTTATCAAACAATTGGCACATTAGCGCAGATGAATCCACCGTTGCGATCGCCCCACGATAATGAAATCCTTTGGCAAGCTTTACGGGATGGTGTAATTGATTTTATCGCCACTGACCATGCACCACACACTCTAGAAGAAAAAGGTCAAATTTACCCTAACACTCCTTCAGGAATGCCTGGGGTAGAAACTTCCCTGCCTTTGATGTTAACTTCCGCAATGGCAGGAAAATGTACTATTGCCCAAGTTGTTAACTGGATGTCTAAGGCAGTAGCTACTGCTTATGGTATTCCCAACAAGGGAGAAATTACTCCTGGTTACGATGCGGATTTAGTTTTAGTAGACTTAAACACCTACCGTCAGGTTAAGCGAGAAGAAGTTATCAGCAAATGTGGTTGGAGTCCTTTTGAAGGTTGGAATTTAACTGGCTGGCCTGTAACAACAATTGTCGGGGGTGAAATTGTCTATGACAAAGGGCAGGTAAATACACAAGTGCGCGGTCAAGCTTTAACTTTCGTGTAG
- a CDS encoding patatin-like phospholipase family protein codes for MSFKILSLDGGGIRGVITARILNQIEQEIRKQGKGYYLNEYFDLIAGTSTGSILTAGIAVGKESYELMDLYVKKGKDIFPQSQKERYKIFPAPMRSILEVFSKPKYSHDGIIHTLKKEFGSSKIKDIEEPIILILAYDTLYRNTTFFTNCNPDLGARWYDDCYLWQLCVASASAPTFFPPYKLVPVDKEKFGNWEFPHIDGGVSANNPALAALSLVMRLSHSAILPEIKQKYKLDNVELEDISILSIGTGQTTDPYRFEEVKNWRGLNWAQNITDIFMDPTSEIASTMCLNIMGGNQSKRYLRLQFDLNERFQAEDGETYKDPRSVVEREKRKNQFTKQRVSEQIDNASEEFVRQLIDTASAFIEYGRSYSNRNETGPLVKDAIAAFIKNN; via the coding sequence ATGTCTTTTAAAATTCTCAGTTTAGATGGTGGTGGGATTCGTGGAGTCATCACAGCAAGAATACTTAATCAAATCGAACAAGAAATTAGAAAACAAGGCAAAGGATACTATTTAAACGAATATTTTGACCTAATTGCTGGTACTTCTACAGGCTCAATTTTAACGGCTGGGATTGCTGTTGGTAAAGAAAGTTATGAACTAATGGATTTGTATGTGAAAAAAGGTAAAGATATATTTCCCCAATCCCAAAAAGAGAGATACAAAATATTTCCAGCACCTATGCGCTCAATTTTGGAAGTATTTTCTAAACCTAAATATTCTCATGATGGTATTATACATACTCTCAAAAAAGAATTTGGTTCCAGCAAAATTAAAGATATTGAAGAACCAATTATATTGATATTAGCTTATGATACATTATATCGAAATACAACATTTTTTACTAATTGTAATCCTGATCTTGGCGCTCGTTGGTATGATGATTGTTATTTGTGGCAGTTATGCGTTGCTTCTGCTTCAGCGCCAACTTTTTTCCCTCCTTATAAATTAGTACCAGTTGATAAAGAGAAATTTGGTAATTGGGAATTTCCACATATTGATGGCGGAGTTTCTGCTAATAACCCTGCCTTAGCAGCATTGAGTTTAGTAATGCGGTTAAGTCACTCGGCAATTTTGCCAGAAATCAAGCAAAAATATAAATTAGATAATGTGGAGTTGGAAGATATCTCTATCCTATCTATTGGTACTGGACAAACTACTGACCCATATCGCTTTGAGGAAGTTAAGAATTGGAGAGGTTTAAACTGGGCGCAAAATATTACTGATATTTTTATGGACCCGACTTCAGAAATTGCCAGTACAATGTGCCTTAATATTATGGGTGGAAATCAGTCGAAACGCTACTTAAGACTTCAGTTTGATTTAAATGAAAGATTTCAAGCTGAAGATGGGGAGACTTATAAAGATCCCCGCAGTGTGGTGGAGAGAGAGAAGAGAAAAAACCAATTCACAAAACAGAGAGTCAGTGAACAAATAGATAATGCTAGTGAGGAGTTTGTGAGACAGTTAATAGATACTGCCTCTGCATTTATTGAGTATGGGCGTAGCTACTCTAATAGAAACGAAACTGGTCCTTTAGTAAAAGATGCGATCGCTGCTTTCATCAAGAATAATTAG
- the tsaE gene encoding tRNA (adenosine(37)-N6)-threonylcarbamoyltransferase complex ATPase subunit type 1 TsaE, whose product MTKLFLPDTEATQQLGITLGQDLTAGTVILLEGDLGAGKTTLVQGIGKGLGITDSIVSPTFTLINEYTEGRIPLYHLDLYRLEPQEVTGLNLESYWEGMEVIPGIVAIEWAERMPYLPDSYFKVCLTYGESGTRQAEITAFNCEMINDVLLQPRGNY is encoded by the coding sequence ATGACTAAACTTTTCCTTCCTGATACAGAAGCAACACAGCAATTAGGTATTACCCTGGGTCAAGACCTGACTGCTGGCACTGTAATTTTACTAGAAGGTGACTTGGGTGCTGGCAAAACTACCTTGGTGCAAGGTATTGGTAAGGGTCTAGGTATCACTGACTCTATTGTCAGTCCTACTTTTACCTTGATTAATGAATACACAGAAGGACGCATTCCCCTTTATCATCTAGATTTGTATCGTCTAGAACCTCAAGAAGTGACAGGCTTGAATTTAGAAAGTTACTGGGAAGGGATGGAAGTTATACCGGGAATTGTCGCTATTGAGTGGGCGGAAAGAATGCCATATCTACCAGATAGTTATTTCAAGGTATGTTTAACTTATGGTGAATCTGGCACTCGTCAAGCTGAGATTACTGCTTTTAACTGTGAAATGATCAACGATGTACTATTACAGCCTAGAGGAAATTACTAA